A single genomic interval of Helianthus annuus cultivar XRQ/B chromosome 13, HanXRQr2.0-SUNRISE, whole genome shotgun sequence harbors:
- the LOC110899345 gene encoding uncharacterized protein LOC110899345 codes for MEHYMETLLHLKIQLEDITSATNNFNDSPIGVGGFGNVYKGEVSHPDGRSVVAIKRLDSTRGQGAPEFLKELTMLSEYKHENVISLLGFCCEKSEMILVYEHASRGSLDRYLNSPYLTWSQRIKICIDAAKGLNYLHDPRETHRRLIHCDVKCGNILLDEDWNAKVSDLGLSIIGSANEQHSLIVTLAAGTVGYIDPQYRMTHTLTKESDVYSFGVVLFEVLCGRLSCTYSNNRVRQNLLPTWIESYEHKQLNEIVFKSPTIKPMDQGSLKTFSDIVYQCLKISREDRPKMTEVVTELETALVIQELSEGKLPCFIYDETPPQNFSSKAKLWELLCEGVLLNDGKTWLSLNKKGELCEMISIAECLGSDVKSYDFSSRYNSRFAVGTCLYFPCDGILKTHVKSQFLSPGITYTVNIVFKFENPKVRKGYELISLRYKLQGETESSISHLAYEREDGWWMCELYHFTCDRRTVDLQILFEDFLTSPYSYSIKVEGIEFQPLEKVEHIGEKQPISASDSDVEWEEKLPADYEDIMKRSENSVQWTTKEEAYAIIHKGFLISDDQMNKCIVYNYTKDANLEDESLEEIIVMSENKCYLKTRRKHAQVFANIWFSLDKNGKKCHMISSTKVDIRSSHREIMPLPESRFGEAVQLLDCDYMFIETEVQSKLVSSETTYACYLVYKTLKDQSRFEAPIEVKDRKCDSWYIYLASPQTPIIGPKASQDTHNPVNRPKIKGIPQQRNDGWIEVQIWELRAANTMNMELMLGVSDKKISRLIIEGIEFRPI; via the exons ATGGAGCATTACATGGAGACATTGTTACATCTTAAAATTCAACTAGAAGATATAACATCAGCCACCAACAACTTCAACGATAGCCCTATTGGAGTTGGTGGTTTTGGGAATGTTTATAAAGGAGAAGTGTCTCACCCTGATGGGCGTAGCGTGGTCGCTATTAAACGTCTTGATAGTACACGTGGACAAGGGGCACCTGAATTCTTGAAAGAGTTAACGATGCTTTCTGAGTACAAGCATGAAAATGTTATTTCTCTTTTGGGATTTTGTTGCGAAAAGAGTGAGATGATCCTGGTGTACGAGCATGCATCACGTGGAAGCCTTGATCGCTATTTAAATTCCCCTTATCTCACGTGGTCACAACGTATCAAGATATGCATTGATGCCGCGAAGGGACTAAACTACCTACATGATCCAAGGGAGACACACCGGAGACTTATCCATTGTGATGTAAAATGTGGCAACATCCTTCTCGATGAAGATTGGAATGCGAAAGTTTCTGACCTTGGGCTATCAATAATTGGGTCAGCTAATGAGCAGCACTCACTTATTGTCACCCTGGCAGCAGGTACCGTGGGATACATTGACCCGCAGTATCGGATGACACACACTTTAACAAAAGAATCAGACGTATACTCTTTTGGTGTGGTCCTGTTTGAAGTTTTATGTGGGCGATTATCCTGTACATATAGCAACAATCGTGTTCGGCAGAATTTATTACCCACGTGGATTGAAAGCTATGAACATAAGCAGTTAAATGAAATCGTTTTTAAAAGTCCGACTATTAAACCAATGGATCAGGGTTCTCTAAAAACATTTTCAGACATTGTATATCAATGCTTGAAGATATCTCGTGAAGATCGACCAAAGATGACTGAGGTTGTGACAGAACTTGAGACTGCACTCGTCATTCAAGAGCTTAGTGAAGGGAAGTTGCCGTGTTTTATCTACGATGAGACTCCTCCTCAGAACTTCAGTTCCAAAGCTAAATTGTGGGAACTTCTGTGTGAAGGGGTCCTCCTTAACGACGGCAAAACG TGGCTTTCATTAAATAAGAAGGGAGAACTTTGTGAGATGATATCTATTGCAGAATGTTTGGGTTCAGATGTCAAGAGTTACGACTTCTCGTCTCGATATAATTCAAG ATTTGCTGTGGGCACCTGCCTTTATTTTCCTTGTGATGGGATATTGAAAACACATGTAAAATCCCAATTCTTGTCACCAGGAATCACATACACGGTGAACATTGTGTTCAAGTTTGAGAACCCAAAGGTGAGAAAAGGTTATGAACTAATATCCCTCAGATACAAATTACAAGGGGAGACAGAGAGTTCAATATCACACCTGGCTTATGAGAGAGAAGATGGATGGTGGATGTGCGAATTGTATCACTTTACTTGTGACCGCAGAACAGTTGATCTTCAAATTTTGTTTGAAGACTTCCTTACTTCTCCTTATAGTTATAGCATAAAAGTAGAAGGCATCGAATTTCAGCCCTTGGAGAAA GTGGAACATATAGGTGAGAAGCAACCCATATCAGCTTCAGATTCAGATGTAGAATGGGAAGAAAAACTGCCAGCTGATTATGAAGACATAATGAAAAGGTCAGAAAATAGTGTGCAATGGACAACCAAGgaggaagcatacgcaattattCACAAAGGCTTCTTAATCAGTGATGACCAAATGAATAAATGCATT GTTTATAATTATACTAAGGATGCAAATTTGGAAGATGAAAGTTTGGAAGAAATTATCGTAATGTCAGAAAACAAATGCTATCTAAAAACAAGAAGGAAGCATGCCCAAGTATTCGCAAATATT TGGTTTTCTCTTGACAAAAATGGAAAGAAATGTCATATGATATCGTCAACAAAGGTTGACATACGGAGCTCACACAGGGAAATAATGCCTTTACCCGAATCAAG ATTTGGAGAAGCCGTTCAGTTGTTGGATTGTGACTATATGTTTATCGAGACTGAAGTCCAGTCCAAATTAGTATCATCTGAAACAACGTATGCATGTTACCTTGTCTACAAAACACTAAAAGACCAATCTAGATTTGAGGCTCCTATAGAAGTGAAAGATAGAAAATGTGATTCTTGGTATATCTATTTAGCAAGTCCTCAAACTCCAATTATTGGACCAAAGGCTAGTCAAGACACCCACAATCCAGTCAATAGGCCAAAAATAAAAGGCATTCCACAACAAAGGAATGATGGATGGATTGAAGTGCAAATATGGGAATTGCGAGCTGCTAATACAATGAACATGGAACTTATGCTGGGTGTTTCTGACAAGAAGATTAGTAGGCTTATTATTGAAGGCATTGAGTTTAGACCTATATAA